The Calypte anna isolate BGI_N300 chromosome 1, bCalAnn1_v1.p, whole genome shotgun sequence region ATGAGTTTATTTTCAATTGCACAGTAGCATGGAGGAAAGCTGGTGTGGTGTAAGCCACTAACTCCTCAGCTGGCCTCCAAGTAGATACTCTGGGTACATTCGTGGTGCCAAATGAAAGAGGGGTAGGGACTAACATCAGGTACCTCACCACTGATCATCACAGCTCTTAATCTCTCAGTGATTCACCTCTGCTTTGGGTCTGGTTTAGTGTCTGCTTCATATAGGACTTGTCCTGGACAAAGCAGTGTAGATGCAAACCAGTCTGCAATATGGCTGTGAGAGCAGGAACTCACCCTTGTCCCTCTTCCATTTCACAGTCCAGGTGTAGATACCTATGCCTGGTCAGACAAATCCCTGCACCACTCAGAAAGTTGACCTTGGGAAACTACCACACTAAAAGGTTACATGTAATTCCTCTTCCCTTAATAACACAAGGTCATCTATAAGGGGTGTTAACCATCTGCAACCTGAGTTCCATTCGCAGATTCCAGTATAATGTTGCTGAACTTGTATCAGTTCAGTATCTGGTGATAAATATTACTTTAATATGGATTAATCTAGCATATAAAAAGCTCTTTTGAGCTTTTAGTCTTTCAGGAAGTGAGGATCGTGAGATAATATATATGGTATAAAACAAGTTTGAAGTTAATTATATGATTTGACTTAATATAGAATATCTATAATTTTATCATATAATTTATCATATAATTTATCATATAATTTTCTATGTCTTCTGATGCATACAAAACTAGTTGCAGAAAGCTGTTGGATCATTTAAGATGCCTCCAGATGATTTTAATCAAAGTAGAAAtggttaattttttaaatactgtatgCAGCTGCTAATCTCTGGCTTTAGATAAGAacataggaaggaaaaaagcaaaatattttaatgagatACAGAgtctaataaaaatatattgcacTTTTTCTGTAATTCACACAATCTAACTGGAGATACTAATCTGTTTGATAGAATTATGAACTACACTTCAGATTTGAGACGTGCTGAAGTAGACAGAGCTTTTAAGAAAGCATTCAAAGTCTGGTCTGATGTGACACCTCTTAACTTCACGAGAATACGAAGTGGTATAGCTGATATCATGATCTCCTTTGGCACTAAAGGTAACACAGAACCAATTATTTTTACATCACCTCTCTGCCACTAAAATGATATATTGATTTCATAGTTTTGAATGTTGTTTTGTAGAGCATGGTGACTTTTACCCCTTTGATGGACCTTCTGGATTACTGGCTCATGCTTTCCCCCCTGGTCCAGACTATGGAGGTGATGCCCATTTTGATGATGATGAGGCTTGGTCAGATGATTCTAGAGGTAACAGAAGTTCCTGAGATTCTTTGAAAAGGTGGTAAATGGACAGTTCCATCCTGTTTGGTATCTGTAATCAGTTTGTTTtgcctgtttgtttttcattagtCATTATCTTCACTGCCTACTAATAGGAAGTTGGGTTTGATCTCCAaccataaattttaatttatataccTTGGAAGGGTAGTTATCAAAAAAATGCCATAAATAAGGACTTTTGTCATTTTAGCATTTCACTGAGCTTAACAGCAGCTAGTTCTGATCACAGATTGATGGGAAGTACCTTACTGAAGCCTGGAGAAAACACATATGCTTAGCTGCAGATCAGCTACTTACATCTAGTTTGAACATTATTCACTTCACATATTAGAGGCAGAGAACAATATGGAAGAGATAGAACAAACCACTGTCAACTGGAAACAAATTCCTGGCAAAAATGTTCTGATTTGATTAGAACTAAGATTTCACCCCAGAGCTTTTTAGTGctactaaaaaaaatcaataaatctAAATCTGCGTATAGAGCAACAACATCAAATAAGATTTAGATTGAACATCAGCATATGAGGTATTTAATAAGGTCCTTCTTAGAACTCATGGCAATTTGAAAGAGGCAACAGATTCTCCATCCTTTTTCCATTAATCCAGTTGTCCCCTTCATTGTCCCATATGTTAAAGCACAACATTAAGGTTAGTTGATTAGTTCAAGTCCACTTTGTTGATAAAAGGAGCTATACGTTTACTttcactgtgggtttttttgtagggTATAACCTGTTTCTTGTTGCTGCCCATGAATTTGGTCATTCATTGGGACTTGAACACTCCAGAGACCCTGGAGCTCTGATGTTTCCAATTTACACATACACTGGAAAAACTGGTTTTGTACTTCCTGATGATGATGTGCAAGGAATCCAAGAGCTCTATGGTAAGTCTgtataatatatgtatattaaaCCATAGGCTTgcatatatataatgtataatgttactaaaataattataaaaatattgtaatattctgataaatttatatatatatttgtaatgtGTATTTCTGGTGTTACTACAAGCTGTTCTTGATGCACTGCATAGTTACTAAAGAGCTGCAAATTTTTAGTTGCAAAAGTCATGACTGGTTAAGACCAATTCACTGAATTCTTAGCAACCAGACTTCAGGACAAGATGCTTAAGTTTAAGagttcagagggaaaaaaaaattacaaaaagtgCAAATAACACTGCAGAGTAGAGTAGTTGGTCACACTGCTGTCTCTTTTGGTGGTGGGTATTGGGAAGCAGAGTCCTCATACTTTTAACAAGCCTCAAAAGGCAAGGTAAAAGTCTAAAGAGATACCCAAGTTTTATCAtaggaaaattaaaacttttagGTGACCTTGAAAACTTGGAATAAAGAAGGCAAGTCTTTCACATTTTTGCAGCACAACTCACTTCCACACCACATTAATGTATTTggcaaaaggagagaaagagagcaCAGACTTTTTCAAGTACAAATGGTTTGCCCCTTTTACTTGTATTCATCATGTTCTTTGGGACCTCTTCTATAACCTATTCAACAATCCATAGAAAGAAATGAACACTGTCAAACTTAGACCATACTATATGATTCCAGGTGCTGGAGACAAAGACCCCAACCCCAAACATcccaaaacaccagaaaaatgTGATCCTGATTTATCACTTGATGCAGTAACAGAACTTCGTGGGGAAATGCTGGTCTTCAAGGACAGGTAAAGAGACAGCTGTATCATGGATGGTGTGTACTGACCAAgtgaaaacagcatttcatattttgtttaagtgaaaataaactttaaaaatcacaaatcaCCAAAGATGATTCTAATAAAATATATCATAGATTTTTTTAGTCAGGATTTATAACACGGTTGCAGACTTGACTTCCTAGTAATATGAAGCAAAGGTGTTAGAGCTGAAAACTGTGTACACATTTTTCATTCCACAAGGCTCTCTTCAGCATGCATAGATCTACTAATATTTATTCAGAAGCCTTACATAGAGTAGTACTGTTTCTTCATAGGGTAGtactgtttcttctcttctaaatgaaaaaaaaatatctgatgtTGTTTGAGATGATAACTGTGTGAGTGACAGAAATGGTCTGCAGCTTGATGTCTGTGAGGAAAGGAAGGGTCTATCAAGGGCTCTGTGTATTGAAAATTCTGCACTGTGAAAAACGTTAATTCTTCATTAACTAGTTTGTACTATACCACATCAAAAATATTGCTATTCTCTAGTATGCCAAGAACCCTaagatatattttcttttttctgaactaGGTTTTTCTGGCGACTGCACCCTCAGATGGTTGAGGCAGAACTGGTGTTACTTAAATCATTTTGGCCAGAGCTTCCAAATAAAATAGATGCAGCTTATGAAAACCCTGTCAAAGATCTTGTGTACATGTTTAAGGGTGAGTTTTAAATCCTGCTGGTGGCAGAAATATCTACATAGTTACTCATGCTTAGTGTGTGATACAAAGGTCATCAATTGAAGAACTAAATCTCCTACCTTCTTTGCTCAAAAACAATTATCTGTTGATTTTGCTGTATAAATATCTACTCAGTTTTCAGTTAATTAGGAGATGTACTGTTAAGTTCAGATGCCTAGgaccacagaaatcacagaaatcagagtgttaggggttggaagggaccttgacatatcatcaagtccacctcccctgccagagGATCACCTtgtgtaggtcacacaggagggtgtccaggtgggttttgaatgtctgcagaaaaggagactccacaacctcactggcagcctgtgccagagTTTTGtcaccctcatggtgaaaaagctttttcttatgtttatctatatttttcttatgtttaccTAACCTATGCTCCAATTTGTATCCCTAGTCCTACCATTGGTAGGATCAGAGTTAGTATAAACAGTTTAATACCTGCTGAGTATCTGACCTAAGAATCTGTAAATTAtaggaaaataaagatgttgTCATCCTTATTTTATTCTGCTCTGGAATCTGAAACTTCACAAAAGACTGACACATactttgttcttatttttaggaaagaaagTCTGGGCTTTGAATGGCTACGACATAGTTGAAGACTTTCCAAAAAAGATATATGAAATGGGGTTcccaaaggaaatgaaaagaataGATGCAGCTGTCCATATTAAGGACACTGGCAAGActcttttttttactggaaataaGTACTGGAGGTAAGCTGGAGACAGACTGGTTGCTTCTTTTCAGTGGTCAGAACCTAGTCAGAACCTGTCCAGAAGTTTCAGATCAGCACATTGTTTCTAAAAAAGCACTTGACTGTGGTTTTCACTGGTGCTACAGCTGTATAGGATATGCCATAAAGCTATATACCATGCTTCTATAATGTGGGCACATGTGGGCTGAAAGAGTGAAAGATTTAGTGACCTAATCTAGGACAATTTgtaatatcatagaatcatagaatcatagaattggctgggttggaagggacctcagagatcaccaagtccaacccttgatccactccccccgtggttcccagcccatggcactgagtgccacatccaggctctttggaaatatctccaggcacggagaatccactacttccctgggcagcacattccaatggctgatcaccctctccagaaataTGGTCATGTCTCCTAGACTAAATTCCCATCTTGCTTCTTTTAGTCACTTGGGTGACACAAAATGGTCTCAGTGCTGTGACAATAAGAAATACCTCTCACTCTGTGATGGCTGCTTCCTGACGTCCATGGATGGGGGTTCCAGCCAGGTCTGATGTGTGACTCAGAGgttcccatcccttcccagtATCTCTACCAAGCAGCCTCAGAGGAGGCTTGGAATGCCAGTACATCCAAATACAATCATCTCCAgactatatatattttatagctTAGATCTGAAATAGCagctttatttgttttgtgtttattgAGCTTGTAGTCCTGGGGGAAGGGTGCCATGGTTCTGGCCCAGAGTTTCATTATTGCACTTAGATGTAAGTTACCTGAAGGCTGCTGGCTACTTCTGACGTGGGTAACTTCAAAGGGCATAGACCACACTCCTAGGCTGTTTAAatcatctgcttttttattttattttgtgtttaataCAGTTATGATGAAGAGGCGGATGTTATGGATGCAGGCTACCCCAGGCTGATAGAGGATGAATTTGCAGGAATTGGTGATAGAGTGGATGCAGTCTATCAAAGAAATGGTATATAATCTGATACTGAAACTTTATTACAATTAGTTGTCAGTGAAACTTGAGATTAGCGTCCTGTGGGATATTCTGTAATTtggaattttgattttttttcacataaacaCTTCTGTTCTTGACTGAATTGGGTTTCTAAACTGTCCTCTGGCCAAGGTACTCTTATAAATCTGTGTAGATACAAATATGAGAAGCCAAAAGCAACCTGCTTCCTTGGTTAGGGAACCTAAAGTGACATGCTTAATACAGAAGTATTATAATGTGTCCATTCCTTCAAATGGTGCCCATTCCTATCCAGCTCTTCTAGGAATGGTTCCAAGTCAGAGCCTTAAACACTAATAGGCAAGTGCAGTATAATAATGAAATGCAGAGCTTGCcactaaattaaaatatcagttatttcaaaacacagatCTAGGTCTGGCAAGTGGAATGACAATCTTTGAACATCgcatttaaaagaattattaaaaaattttttaaaaaagaagatatttttatttgaaggaTAATTTTGATATAACAGAGCAGTTTTCTCAGAGTTAATTtaactttcctttcctttagaTTATCTCTACTTCTTCAATGGGCCTCTGCAGTTTGAATACAGCATCTGGAGCAGAAGAATTGTCCGTGTCCTGCATACTAACTCACTATTTTGGTGCTAATTGCAGTTGAGAGCCATGTCATaggctgcagagcagctatAGTACATGGAAATAGAAATATGGTCATATAGATTTATTAGTGGACAGCAAGGTTCTGTGAACAAGCACTGCCTACCTACCACCAAATGTATACTGTATATATGGAACTTCATAGCTCTATGTCAGTCTGAGACTGATTAACTTaataggaaagaagaaaagaaattattagcATTTTAGGGGGGCATTACATAATTAGAAGTTACATCATTTCATAggtaatattaaaatgaaatgctggATACAACCTACATGATCATGAGCACTAATAATTCCCAGTAATCTGAGCATCTCCAGCATCTTTCAAGGACCTCCTAGCATTCTCCTAGAAATAGATGTAATAAACTCAGGAGTGCCAAATTTTCAAACAAATCATTCggattttttaatgaaattccTGTTAATGTACTGGGAATCAGTTGTGTAATGACTGAGTCAGGACCTTATGGTGACACCCTAAGCTGGGTAACACCAGAATGGAACACTGAAGTTAGAGAATTCAAAGGTATTTGAATGTATCCCCTTTTGAATGGGAATGTCCCCTTGGAAATGGATGTCTCTGCCATGTCTGGAATGAGCAGAAGTTATAGAAGCAATGAGGTGTTATTCCAAAGTagacagaaaagcaagagaaggaaatgttCCCTCCAGAATCATCAGCTGGAATGACACTGGGAAAACCAGACCATAGCTGCATCAACAAGGGAATCACACAGATTGAAACCTTGCACAaagcttttcagctgctgtaaaCTGAAGGAGTTTAAGTCAAGTGACATTTATGGAGGCTTTATGTGCCAGCAGAGATCCTAAACATTCAAATGGAAGTATTCAAAAGTTTGCCTTTTTATTACGTTGGTTGCTCTTTGAATACTTATAGCAATTGTTTTCATACAAGGTCagatactgaaaaaacaaatgtttttgtgtttttttttaaacaatttaaatgATGTGGGACTGTGATTattttgtactttaaaaaaatttaaataaacattgTGAAATAATGAATTCTGTCTCTTAATATTCCTAAAGGAAATGCAAGGAACTAGACGTGAAAAAAACTTTACAAGTGGAGAAATTTAAAGTTGACATAATATTGATAAAGCTGTTAGGAGAAAAAGTACAATTCTCTATGAATTaacaccgtctcccacagcatactcctgaagaagctgtcagcccacagcttggacaggagcactctgtgctgggttaggaactggctggagggccgggcccagagagtggtgctgaatggtgctgatccaattggcggccggtcaccagtggtgtcccccagggatcagcgTTGGGCCCAGGTCTGttaaatatctttattgatgatttagatgaggggattgagtccatcatcagcaagtttgcagatgacactaagcctggggggagtgtggatcaactggaaggcaggagggctctgcagagggacctggacagactggagagttgggctgattccaatgggatgaggtttaacacagccaagtgccgggtcctgcactttggccacaacaacctcATGCAgcagtacaggctggggacagagtggctgagagcagccaggcagaaagggaccttggagtttggattggcaggaagctgaacatgagccagcagtgtgcccaggtggccaagaaggccagtggcatcctggcctgtatcaggaacagcatggccaaggaggtccagggaagtgattctgcccctatactcagccctggtgaggccacacctcgagtactgtgtccagttctgggcccctcagttcaggaaggatatcgaggtcctggagcaggtccaaaggagggcaactaggctgatgaagggacttaagcacatatcctatgaagagaggctgagggagctgggggtgttcagtctggaaaagagaaggctcaggcgagacctcattgctctctacaactccctgaaaggaggatgtagccaggtgggggttggtctcttttcccaggcagctctcaacaagacaagagggcatggtcttaagttgtgccaggggaggtttaggttggatattagaaagaatttctttaccgagagggtgatcaggcattggaatgggctgcccagggaagttgtggattctccgtccctggagatatttaaaaagagactggatgtagcactcagtgccatggtctagtaactgcagcagtagtggatcaagggttggacttgatgatctctgaggtcccttccaacccagtcaattctctgattctctgattctctgattctatgattctatgattctatgattctgtgaatttatatatcaaaatctttttttgacAGACACCGCATGCCTGGAAAAATAGCGTTTGACATTGGGCTGCATCTTATAGTAATTAATCTGCAGTGAAACTTATTCTCATTATAAAAAGCTTGTGGAAAACTGTGTCAAAAAGTATAGAGAGTCTTCTGTAAGGGTTAGTTGTTGATTCTGAGTGCAGCAATTTTCAAAGGTCTGACCTGAGCCTCACTGCAGCAGGAAATGTAAAGGTGCACAGGGAAGCGAGGAGACGTCAGTGAATGTCTTTCGTATCTATGTGAGTTTCTGTTCAAACAGCACATTTGGCATGGGTAAAAGGTACTGCATGGGAAGCTGGATCTTCCAGGGGGTTCAGCATGATCATATCCAGTTGCTCCCCAGACCAAACAGTCAGAACCCTGTTTGCTGCTCAGCTGACTGGAAGCAGTCTTAGCAGAGTTCCAAGAACTGCTCCAGCTCAGGCATCTGCACCCCAGTGAGGGACATGAGCTATGCTGTGGTTACCTCTGCCTCAGCTGAGAAAAGCACCACACTGTCAGTTCTTGGCATTTTGACaagaaaaaatcaaacccaaaaatTCTTGTGCTGTGGAAGTGGAAAGCTGAGATCAGAACCAGAGGGGCCCTAGAAATTCCATCAACCAAAAAGAAGCTCTCTGTCTCAAGAGAATAACACTGAACAAGCCCCTGGTAGGGACCCATATGGGATATCATCCAAAAACATCAAGTATTGAAAAGAAATCTGTCCTTTTCTTGAGGAAGAGACTGAACTGACTGCTTTCCCTGAGATACTGTTAGTGAGCAAAGGTTTACAGAAGGCTGAGACAGCTGTGTCCCAGGATGTAATATAAACAGAATTAGTAACTCCTCACCAAGTTGCAATTTTAATGTTGATCTACACAAATCCACCTAATAGTACATTCACTGCTGGCAATTAACATGCCTTTTATATCCATTTTGATCTCTTCTAAGAATGATCATGTGGAGGGGGATAAAGGATACATCAGGAAAAGCAATGTCAGGTGCTTCTCAGAATGAGTTTCTCTACTGGTTATATGATCCTGAATAAGTGGGATTTATAGGATACAAATATATAttgcaggagagaaagaagtgaGCAAAAATTAATGATCAGGTGACCctcctggtggatgaggggaaggctgtggatggagtctacctggacttcagcaaagcctttgacaccgtctcccacagcatactcctggaaaagctgtcagcccagggctcagacaggagcactatgtgctgggttaggaactggctggagggccgggcccagagagtggtgctgaatggtgctgatccaattggcgaCCATTCACCAGTgctgtcccccagggatcagtgttgggcccagttctgtttaatatctttattgatgacttagatgaggggattgagtccaccattgGCAActttgcagacaacaccaagttGGGGGGCAGtgtggatcaactggaaggcaggagggctctgcagagggacctggacagactggagagttgggctgattccaacgggatgaggtttaacac contains the following coding sequences:
- the LOC103534500 gene encoding collagenase 3 — translated: MIQSRLSAAFLFLLGLSFCLTIPIPLEDSHEFTEKDLQFAERYLRTHYDLRPNPAGVMKKSVNTMASKLREMQEFFGLEVTGKLDVETYELMRKPRCGVPDVGEYNFFPRKLKWSKTNLTYRIMNYTSDLRRAEVDRAFKKAFKVWSDVTPLNFTRIRSGIADIMISFGTKEHGDFYPFDGPSGLLAHAFPPGPDYGGDAHFDDDEAWSDDSRGYNLFLVAAHEFGHSLGLEHSRDPGALMFPIYTYTGKTGFVLPDDDVQGIQELYGAGDKDPNPKHPKTPEKCDPDLSLDAVTELRGEMLVFKDRFFWRLHPQMVEAELVLLKSFWPELPNKIDAAYENPVKDLVYMFKGKKVWALNGYDIVEDFPKKIYEMGFPKEMKRIDAAVHIKDTGKTLFFTGNKYWSYDEEADVMDAGYPRLIEDEFAGIGDRVDAVYQRNDYLYFFNGPLQFEYSIWSRRIVRVLHTNSLFWC